The following proteins come from a genomic window of Chaetodon auriga isolate fChaAug3 chromosome 16, fChaAug3.hap1, whole genome shotgun sequence:
- the LOC143333978 gene encoding myosin-4-like — MSTDGEMAIFGPAAQFLRKSERERTEAQSRPFDGKTACFVSDDKELYAKAEIQDKADGKVTVKTVDERTLTVREDQVFPMNPPKFDKIEDMVMMTHLHEPAVLFNLKERYAAWMIYTYSGLFCVTVNPYKWLPVYNPEVVRAYRGKKRMEVPPHIFALSDNAYQFMLTDRENQSILITGESGAGKTVNTKRVIQYFATIAVPADKKKETNSKMKGTLEDQIIQANPLLEAFGNAKTMRNDNSSRFGKFIRIHFGTSGKLASADIETYLLEKSRVTFQLSAERSYHIFYQLTCNKKPELIDLLLITTNPYDFAFISQGEISVKSINDADELMATDEAFDILGFTAEEKASTYKMTGAVMHYGNMKFKQKQREEQAEPDGTEEADKAAYLMGLNSADLLKSLCYPRVKVGNEYVTKGQNVQQVYNSIGALAKSVYEKMFLWMVVRINQQLDTKQSRQHFIGVLDIAGFEIFDYNSMEQLCINFTNEKLQQFFNHHMFVLEQEEYKKEGIEWEFIDFGMDLAACIELIEKPMGIFSILEEECMFPKSSDTSFKNKLYDQHLGKNNCFLKPKTVKGKPEAHFTLMHYAGTVDYNISGWLEKNKDPLNESVVQLYQKSSVKILAMLYASFSGSEEAAAGGAKKGSKKKGASFQTVSALFRENLGKLMTNLRTTHPHFVRCLIPNETKTPGVMENQLVIHQLRCNGVLEGIRICRKGFPSRILYGDFKQRYRILNPSAVPEGQFMDNKKAAEKLLGSIDVDHTQYKFGHTKVFFKAGLLGALEEMRDERLAQVVTSTQALCRAYLVRLEYQKMMARKEAIYTIQYNFRSFMNVKHWPWMKLYFKLKPLLKSAEAEKEMAQMKVDFTKLKDDLAKSENRRRELEEKMVSIVQEKNDLLLQVQTEADNLLDAEERCEGLIKSKIQLEAKLKEVTERLEDEEEVNAELTAKKRKLEDECSELKRDIDDLELTLAKVEKEKHAVENKVKNLTEELMSQDENITKLSKEKKALQEAHQQTLDDLQSEEDKINSLTKAKTKLEQQVDELEGSLEQEKKVRMDLERARRKLEGDLKLAQESIMDLENEKQQLDEKLKKKDFELSQLQTKMEDEQAVGAQLQKKIKELQARIEELEEEIEAERSARAKVEKQRSDLSRELEEITERLEEAGGATAAQAEMNKKREAEFLKLRRELEECSLQHEATSAALRKKHADSVAELGEQLDNIQRVRQKLEKEKSELRLEVDDLASNMETVAKAKINLEKMCRSLEDQLNEVKTKEEENQRLINDLSSQKARLQTENAEMSRRLEEKESLMSQLTRGKQAFIQQIEELKRLHEEEVKAKNALAHGLQSARHDCELLREQYEEEQEAKAELHRCLSKANSEVAQWRTKYETDAIQRTEELEEAKKKLALRLQDAEEAVEAVNSKCSSLEKTKQRLQGEVEDLMMDVERSNAAAAALDKKQRNFDKVLAEWKQKHEESQAEVESAIKEVRCLGTENFKMKNAFEECLEQLETLKRENKNLQQEIMDLTEQLGETGKTIHELEKSKKQTEQEKLEAQTALEEAEASLEHGESKILRVQLELNQVKSEVDKKIAEKDEEIEQLKKNSQRIVDTMQSNLDAEVRSRNDALRVKKKMEGDLNEMEIQLSHANRQAAESQKQLRNIQVQLKEVQIHLDDALRNNEDMKEQVAVTERRSNLMQAEMEEIRAALEQTERSRKLAEQELLDASERVQLLHSQNTSLLNSRKKLEADLSHIQGEMDDSVQAARNAEEKAKKAITDAAMMAEELKKEQDTSAHLERMKKNLEVTVKDLQQRLDEAENLAMKGGKKQLQKLEARVRELENELEAEQRHGSDSVKGVRKLERRIKELTYQSEEDKKNMMRLQELADKFQLKVKVYKRQAEEAEEQANTHLMKLRKVQHELEEAEERADIAESQVNKMKVKSRDMGKAKDSGE; from the exons atgagcacAGATGGGGAAATGGCAATCTTCGGGCCGGCTGCCCAGTTCCTCCGCAAgtctgagagggagaggacggAGGCTCAGTCCCGCCCGTTTGACGGCAAAACGGCGTGCTTCGTCAGCGATGATAAAGAGCTGTACGCCAAGGCTGAAATCCAGGACAAGGCGGACGGCAAAGTCACCGTCAAGACCGTGGATGAGCGG ACTTTAACCGTCAGGGAGGACCAGGTGTTTCCCATGAACCCACCGAAGTTCGATAAGATCGAGGACATGGTGATGATGACGCACCTTCACGAGCCTGCGGTGCTGTTCAACCTGAAGGAACGATACGCAGCGTGGATGATCTAC ACCTACTCTGGGCTGTTCTGTGTCACTGTGAATCCCTACAAATGGCTGCCGGTCTACAACCCAGAGGTGGTCCGGGCCtacagagggaagaagaggatggaggTTCCTCCTCACATCTTCGCCCTGTCTGATAACGCCTACCAGTTCATGCTCACTG ATCGGGAAAACCAGTCAATTCTCATCAC TGGAGAATCCGGTGCAGGAAAGACTGTCAACACGAAACGTGTCATTCAGTATTTCGCGACAATCGCGGTGCCGGCAGACAAGAAGAAGGAGACAAATAGTAAAATGAAG GGGACTCTGGAGGATCAAATCATCCAGGCCAACCCTCTGCTGGAAGCTTTCGGGAACGCCAAGACTATGAGGAATGACAACTCCTCTCGCTTC GGAAAATTCATTCGAATACACTTTGGTACGTCTGGTAAACTGGCATCTGCAGACATTGAAACTT ATCTGCTGGAGAAATCAAGAGTGACCTTTCAGCTGTCGGCTGAGAGGAGTTATCATATTTTTTATCAGCTTACTTGCAACAAGAAGCCTGAGCTGATTG ATCTGCTTCTCATCACCACCAACCCCTATGACTTTGCCTTCATCAGTCAAGGGGAAATCAGCGTCAAAAGCATAAATGACGCCGACGAGTTGATGGCCACAGAT GAAGCCTTCGATATTCTGGGTTTCACTGCTGAAGAGAAAGCGTCCACCTACAAGATGACTGGCGCCgtgatgcattatgggaacaTGAAGTTCAAGCAGAAGCAGCGGGAGGAGCAGGCGGAGCCCGACGGCACCGAGG AAGCTGATAAAGCAGCATATCTGATGGGCCTGAACTCTGCGGATCTGCTGAAGAGCCTCTGCTATCCCAGAGTAAAGGTTGGAAATGAGTATGTGACCAAAGGACAGAACGTGCAGCAG GTGTACAACTCTATCGGTGCCCTCGCTAAATCCGTCTATGAGAAGATGTTTCTTTGGATGGTCGTACGAATCAACCAGCAGCTGGATACGAAACAATCCAGGCAACATTTCATTGGTGTTCTCGACATCGCCGGCTTTGAAATCTTTGAT TACAACAGCATGGAGCAACTCTGCATTAATTTCACAAACGAGAAGCTGCAACAGTTTTTCAACCATCACATGTTTGTGCTGGAGCAAGAGGAATACAAGAAGGAAGGGATTGAGTGGGAGTTCATTGACTTTGGAATGGACTTAGCAGCTTGCATTGAGCTCATTGAAAAG CCAATGGGGATCTTCTCCATCCTTGAAGAAGAGTGCATGTTCCCAAAGTCATCAGACACTTCTTTCAAGAACAAACTGTACGACCAACATCTGGGAAAGAACAACTGCTTCTTAAAGCCAAAAACAGTCAAAGGCAAACCTGAGGCTCACTTCACTCTGATGCACTACGCCGGCACGGTGGACTACAACATCAGCGGCTGGCTGGAGAAGAACAAAGACCCTCTGAACGAGTCTGTGGTGCAGCTTTACCAGAAGTCCTCAGTCAAAATACTGGCCATGTTGTATGCAAGCTTCTCTGGATCCGAAG aggcagctgcaggAGGTGCCAAAAAAGGATCTAAGAAGAAGGGAGCGTCTTTCCAAACTGTGTCAGCGCTGTTCAGG GAGAATCTTGGGAAGCTCATGACCAACCTGAGAACCACTCATCCCCACTTTGTGCGGTGCTTGATACCAAATGAGACCAAAACACCAG GTGTTATGGAAAACCAGCTGGTTATCCACCAACTACGCTGCAACGGCGTGCTGGAGGGCATCCGGATCTGCAGGAAAGGATTTCCAAGCAGAATTCTGTACGGGGACTTCAAGCAGAG ATACAGGATTCTGAATCCCAGTGCTGTTCCAGAGGGACAGTTTATGGATAAcaaaaaagctgcagagaagctgctggGCTCAATCGACGTGGATCACACTCAGTACAAGTTTGGACACACTAAG gtgttttttaaagCTGGTCTGCTGGGAGCTTTGGAGGAAATGAGGGATGAGCGGTTAGCTCAGGTTGTGACGTCGACTCAGGCTCTGTGTCGAGCTTACCTCGTCCGGCTGGAGTACCAGAAGATGATGGCCAGAAA GGAGGCAATCTACACCATCCAGTATAACTTCCGCTCCTTCATGAACGTGAAACACTGGCCATGGATGAAGCTGTATTTTAAGCTGAAACCTCTTCTGAAGAGCGCTGAAGCCGAGAAGGAAATGGCCCAAATGAAGGTGGATTTCACAAAACTCAAAGACGATCTGGCCAAATCAGAAAACCGGCGGCGGGAACTTGAAGAGAAAATGGTTTCCATTGTGCAAGAGAAGAATGATCTCCTCCTCCAAGTGCAGACA GAGGCAGACAACCTCCTGGATGCAGAGGAGAGATGTGAAGGCCTCATCAAAAGCAAGATCCAGCTGGAAGCCAAGCTGAAGGAGGtgacagagagactggaagacgaggaggaggtgaaCGCTGAGCTGACCGCCAAGAAGAGAAAGCTTGAGGATGAGTGCTCTGAACTGAAGAGGGACATCGACGACTTGGAGCTCACCCTGGCCAAagtggagaaggagaaacatGCTGTCGAAAACAAG GTGAAAAACCTGACCGAAGAACTCATGAGCCAGGATGAAAATATCACCAAACTGTCGAAGGAGAAGAAAGCCCTGCAGGAGGCTCATCAGCAAACGCTGGACGACCTGcagtcagaggaggacaaaataAACTCTTTGACCAAAGCCAAAACCAAACTGGAACAGCAGGTGGACGAG CTGGAAGGTTCATTGGAACAAGAGAAGAAGGTCCGTATGGATCTGGAGAGAgccaggaggaagctggagggtGACCTGAAACTGGCTCAGGAGTCCATAATGGATCTGGAgaatgagaagcagcagctggacgaAAAGCTGAAGAA GAAAGACTTTGAGTTGTCACAGCTGCAGACGAAGATGGAAGATGAACAAGCTGTTGGTGCTCAGCTACAGAAGAAAAttaaagagctgcag GCCCGAAtcgaggagctggaggaggaaatcGAGGCTGAGCGCTCGGCTCGAGCCAAAGTGGAGAAGCAGAGGTCCGATCTGTccagggagctggaggagatcacagagaggctggaggaggccgGAGGAGCCACCGCTGCTCAGGCCGAGATGAACAAGAAGCGGGAAGCGGAGTTCCTGAAACTCCgcagggagctggaggagtgTTCGCTGCAGCACGAGGCCACGTCCGCTGCTCTCCGCAAGAAACATGCAGACAGTGTGGCTGAACTGGGAGAGCAGCTGGACAACATCCAGAGGGTCAGGCAGAaactggagaaggagaagagcgAGCTCAGGCTGGAGGTGGACGACCTAGCAAGCAATATGGAAACCGTGGCCAAAGCAAAG ATTAATTTAGAGAAAATGTGCCGTTCACTCGAAGATCAACTGAATGAGGTGAAAaccaaagaggaggagaatcaGAGACTCATAAATGACCTCTCGAGTCAGAAAGCTCGTCTGCAAACTGAAAATG CTGAAATGTCTCGCCGGCTTGAAGAGAAAGAATCCTTAATGTCACAGCTGACTCGAGGAAAACAAGCCTTCATTCAGCAGATTGAGGAGCTGAAAAGGCTTCACGAGGAGGAAGTTAAG GCAAAAAATGCCCTGGCTCATGGTTTGCAATCAGCTCGACACGACTGCGAGCTGCTCAGAGAGCAGTacgaggaggagcaggaggccaaAGCTGAGCTGCACCGCTGCCTCTCCAAGGCCAACAGCGAGGTGGCTCAGTGGAGAACCAAATACGAGACCGATGCCATCCAACGCACCGAAGAGCTCGAGGAGGCAAA GAAGAAGCTGGCTCTGCGTCTGCAGGATGCAGAAGAAGCTGTGGAGGCCGTTAACTCCAAGTGTTCCTCCCTTGAGAAGACGAAGCAGCGGCTGCAAGGAGAGGTGGAAGACTTAATGATGGACGTTGAAAGgtcaaatgctgctgctgctgctttggacaagaagcagagaaatTTTGATAAG GTTTTGGCCGAGTGGAAGCAGAAACACGAGGAAAGTCAGGCAGAGGTGGAGTCAGCCATAAAAGAGGTGCGCTGTTTGGGCACTGAGAACTTCAAGATGAAGAACGCCTTCGAAGAATGCCTGGAACAGCTGGAGACGCTGAAACgggaaaataaaaacctgcaAC AGGAAATAATGGATCTGACCGAGCAGCTGGGAGAGACGGGAAAAACCATCCATGAGCTGGAGAAGTCAAAGAAACAGACTgagcaggagaagctggaggcGCAGACTGctctggaggaggcagag GCCTCCCTGGAGCACGGCGAATCCAAGATCCTGCGAGTCCAGCTGGAGCTGAATCAGGTGAAGTCTGAGGTGGACAAGAAGATCGCCGAGAAGGACGAAGAGATcgagcagctgaagaaaaacagccagcGAATCGTCGACACCATGCAGAGTAATTTAGATGCTGAAGTCCGGAGCAGGAACGACGCCCTGAGGGtgaagaaaaagatggagggggACCTCAACGAGATGGAGATCCAGCTGAGCCACGCCAACAGGCAGGCGGCCGAGTCCCAGAAACAGCTGAGGAACATTCAGGTCCAGctgaag GAAGTTCAGATTCACCTGGATGACGCTCTGAGAAACAACGAGGACATGAAGGAGCAGGTTGCCGTGACTGAGCGCAGAAGCAACCTCATGCAGGCTGAAATGGAGGAGATCAGAGCGGCTCTGGAGCAAACCGAGAGGAGCCGCAAGCTAgcagagcaggagctgctggacgCCAGCGAGAGAGTGCAGCTGCTCCACTCACAG AATACCAGCCTGCTCAACAGTCGGAAGAAGCTGGAGGCAGATCTGTCTCACATTCAGGGCGAGATGGACGACAGCGTTCAAGCAGCCAGGAACGCTGAGGAGAAAGCCAAGAAGGCCATCACTGAT GCCGCCATGATGgctgaggagctgaagaaagaGCAGGACACCAGCGCTCAcctggagaggatgaagaagaaccTGGAGGTGACGGTGAAAGACCTGCAGCAGCGTCTGGACGAGGCCGAGAACCTGGCCATGAAGGGCGGAAAGAAGCAGCTCCAAAAACTGGAAGCAAGG GTGCGAGAGCTGGAGAATGAGCTGGAGGCCGAACAAAGACACGGCTCAGACTCTGTCAAAGGCGTTCGCAAACTTGAGCGCAGGATTAAAGAGCTCACCTATCAG TCTGAGGAGGACAAGAAAAACATGATGAGGCTGCAGGAGCTGGCGGATAAATTCCAGCTGAAGGTCAAAGTGTACAAGAGGCAGGCCGAAGAAGCC gaggagcaggccaacaCCCACCTGATGAAGCTGAGGAAGGTGCAGCACGAGCTGGAGGAGGCCGAAGAGCGAGCCGACATCGCGGAGTCGCAGGTCAATAAGATGAAGGTCAAGAGTCGCGACATGGGGAAG GCCAAAGACAGCGGAGAGTag